In Sebastes fasciatus isolate fSebFas1 chromosome 15, fSebFas1.pri, whole genome shotgun sequence, a genomic segment contains:
- the senp2 gene encoding sentrin-specific protease 2 isoform X1 encodes MYGWIVDGLSSLFEPVTGQNPTEWPGRGDVSEEEVQRRENHSSRPAKRNYQSVDVADGVCQSDPVEVKRRRRDIVIGFVKKTVAGVAGLLRLRNPLKTRFEKSRHYEDTQPVTLMGIDELHTSWLNSSEWRMNKPVGGVNERSGKNPFQSSSPPLMRKYSAAGLSAGLPDRGKDRERRGSLQLLPPRPAPRVGTTNPDLTCNGFGYNRCYKPSLTVEEAIKQNNKEHYRRLLEMVTEKYSKSQPLPFNQTKPQDESLSQVDHKTAASGKAFESVPWKSGYTTAPSVFTWRNTSATKDRWSSSLTFSKTFSGAFEDTQPVRCAKQKQAADLDLSTEVATRLNLVDREAPAVSLPDTHSAHTRHIDEDIPRLTKEMAAEVSFALAQSDPNLVLSAAFKLRITQRDLATLQEGGWLNDEVMNFYLSLVMERCSGEAAGLKIYSFSTFFFPKLRGGGGGQAGGHAAVKRWTKAVDLFLYDLILVPLHLGVHWAMAVIDFKSKTVKSYDSMGQRHDDICSLLLLYLKEEHKVKKGRELDSPKWTIGSLKEIPQQRNGSDCGVFACKYADYIAKGRPLTFRQCHMPLFRKLMIWEILNQKLL; translated from the exons ATGTATGGATGGATAGTTGACGGACTctcgtcgctgtttgagcccgTTACGGGACAAAACCCCACCGAGTGGCCCGGGAGAGGAGACGTTAGTGAGGAGGAGGTCCAGCGGCGGGAGAACCACAGCAGCAGACCGGCGAAACGAAACTACCAGAG TGTTGATGTCGCAGACGGTGTTTGCCAGAGTGACCCGGTAGAGGTGAAAAGACGGAGGCGAG ATATAGTGATTGGCTTTGTGAAGAAGACGGTGGCCGGGGTAGCGGGTCTGCTCAGGCTGCGGAACCCGCTGAAGACCAGGTTTGAGAAGTCCAGACATTATGAAGATACGCAG CCCGTTACTCTGATGGGGATAGATGAGCTCCACACCTCATGGCTGAACAGTTCTGAGTGGAGAATGA ATAAACCAGTAGGTGGAGTGAATGAGAGGAGTGGGAAGAATCCCTTTCAGAGCTCCTCACCTCCTTTAATGAGGAAATACAG TGCGGCAGGGCTGTCTGCAGGGCTCCCCGACAGGGGGAAggacagggagaggagaggctCCCTCCAGCTGCTGCCCCCCAGACCTGCTCCAAGGGTGGGAACCACTAACCCTGATCTAACATGCAATGGCTTTGGATACAACCGCTGCTACAAGCCCAGTCTTACCGTGGAAGAG GCCATAAAGCAGAACAATAAGGAGCACTACAGGCGTTTGCTGGAGATGGTAACCGAGAAATACAGCAAAAGCCAACCACTACCTTTCAACCAAACTAAACCGCAAGA TGAGTCGCTTTCACAGGTTGATCACAAAACTGCTGCTTCAGGAAAAGCCTTTGAATCGGTGCCATGGAAGTCGGGATACACAA CTGCCCCAAGTGTGTTTACATGGAGAAATACATCTGCAACCAAGGACAG GTGGAGTAGCAGCTTGACTTTTAGTAAGACGTTCAGTGGAGCCTTTGAGGACACACAGCCTGTTAGATGTGCAAAG CAGAAACAGGCAGCAGATTTGGACCTTTCTACAGAAGTCGCCACTCGCCTCAATCTAGTGGACAGAGAAGCCCCTGCCGTCAGTCTCCCCGACACACATTCTGCACATACAAGGCACATCGATGAGGACATACCCAGGCTGACCAAG GAAATGGCAGCGGAGGTGAGTTTTGCTCTGGCTCAGAGTGATCCCAACCTTGTTCTCAGCGCGGCTTTCAAACTACGCATCACACAGAGAGACCTGGCCACACTGCAGGAAGGCGGCTGGCTCAACGATGAG GTGATGAACTTCTACCTGTCTCTGGTCATGGAGCGGTGCTCCGGTGAAGCAGCAGGATTAAAAATCTACTCGTTCAGCACCTTCTTCTTCCCGAAGCTGCGGGGCGGAGGAGGCGGGCAGGCTGGAGGACACGCTGCTGTGAAGCGCTGGACCAAGGCTGTCGACCTCTTCCTCTACGACCTCATCCTGGTCCCTCTGCACCTGGGCGTCCACTGGGCAATGGCT GTGATTGATTTCAAGTCAAAGACGGTGAAGTCATACGACTCGATGGGCCAGAGGCACGATGACATCTGTAGTCTTTTACT ACTCTACCTTAAAGAGGAGCACAAAGTAAAGAAAGGCAGAGAGCTTGACAGCCCCAAATGGACTATTGGAAGCTTGAAG GAGATTCCCCAGCAGAGAAATGGCAGTGACTGTGGTGTTTTTGCCTGTAAATATGCTGACTATATCGCAAAAGGAAGGCCTCTCACCTTTAGACAG TGCCACATGCCACTCTTCAGGAAATTAATGATTTGGGAAATCCTCAATCAGAAGCTGCTATAG
- the senp2 gene encoding sentrin-specific protease 2 isoform X2: MYGWIVDGLSSLFEPVTGQNPTEWPGRGDVSEEEVQRRENHSSRPAKRNYQSVDVADGVCQSDPVEVKRRRRDIVIGFVKKTVAGVAGLLRLRNPLKTRFEKSRHYEDTQPVTLMGIDELHTSWLNSSEWRMNKPVGGVNERSGKNPFQSSSPPLMRKYSAAGLSAGLPDRGKDRERRGSLQLLPPRPAPRVGTTNPDLTCNGFGYNRCYKPSLTVEEAIKQNNKEHYRRLLEMVTEKYSKSQPLPFNQTKPQDESLSQVDHKTAASGKAFESVPWKSGYTTAPSVFTWRNTSATKDRWSSSLTFSKTFSGAFEDTQPVRCAKKQAADLDLSTEVATRLNLVDREAPAVSLPDTHSAHTRHIDEDIPRLTKEMAAEVSFALAQSDPNLVLSAAFKLRITQRDLATLQEGGWLNDEVMNFYLSLVMERCSGEAAGLKIYSFSTFFFPKLRGGGGGQAGGHAAVKRWTKAVDLFLYDLILVPLHLGVHWAMAVIDFKSKTVKSYDSMGQRHDDICSLLLLYLKEEHKVKKGRELDSPKWTIGSLKEIPQQRNGSDCGVFACKYADYIAKGRPLTFRQCHMPLFRKLMIWEILNQKLL; encoded by the exons ATGTATGGATGGATAGTTGACGGACTctcgtcgctgtttgagcccgTTACGGGACAAAACCCCACCGAGTGGCCCGGGAGAGGAGACGTTAGTGAGGAGGAGGTCCAGCGGCGGGAGAACCACAGCAGCAGACCGGCGAAACGAAACTACCAGAG TGTTGATGTCGCAGACGGTGTTTGCCAGAGTGACCCGGTAGAGGTGAAAAGACGGAGGCGAG ATATAGTGATTGGCTTTGTGAAGAAGACGGTGGCCGGGGTAGCGGGTCTGCTCAGGCTGCGGAACCCGCTGAAGACCAGGTTTGAGAAGTCCAGACATTATGAAGATACGCAG CCCGTTACTCTGATGGGGATAGATGAGCTCCACACCTCATGGCTGAACAGTTCTGAGTGGAGAATGA ATAAACCAGTAGGTGGAGTGAATGAGAGGAGTGGGAAGAATCCCTTTCAGAGCTCCTCACCTCCTTTAATGAGGAAATACAG TGCGGCAGGGCTGTCTGCAGGGCTCCCCGACAGGGGGAAggacagggagaggagaggctCCCTCCAGCTGCTGCCCCCCAGACCTGCTCCAAGGGTGGGAACCACTAACCCTGATCTAACATGCAATGGCTTTGGATACAACCGCTGCTACAAGCCCAGTCTTACCGTGGAAGAG GCCATAAAGCAGAACAATAAGGAGCACTACAGGCGTTTGCTGGAGATGGTAACCGAGAAATACAGCAAAAGCCAACCACTACCTTTCAACCAAACTAAACCGCAAGA TGAGTCGCTTTCACAGGTTGATCACAAAACTGCTGCTTCAGGAAAAGCCTTTGAATCGGTGCCATGGAAGTCGGGATACACAA CTGCCCCAAGTGTGTTTACATGGAGAAATACATCTGCAACCAAGGACAG GTGGAGTAGCAGCTTGACTTTTAGTAAGACGTTCAGTGGAGCCTTTGAGGACACACAGCCTGTTAGATGTGCAAAG AAACAGGCAGCAGATTTGGACCTTTCTACAGAAGTCGCCACTCGCCTCAATCTAGTGGACAGAGAAGCCCCTGCCGTCAGTCTCCCCGACACACATTCTGCACATACAAGGCACATCGATGAGGACATACCCAGGCTGACCAAG GAAATGGCAGCGGAGGTGAGTTTTGCTCTGGCTCAGAGTGATCCCAACCTTGTTCTCAGCGCGGCTTTCAAACTACGCATCACACAGAGAGACCTGGCCACACTGCAGGAAGGCGGCTGGCTCAACGATGAG GTGATGAACTTCTACCTGTCTCTGGTCATGGAGCGGTGCTCCGGTGAAGCAGCAGGATTAAAAATCTACTCGTTCAGCACCTTCTTCTTCCCGAAGCTGCGGGGCGGAGGAGGCGGGCAGGCTGGAGGACACGCTGCTGTGAAGCGCTGGACCAAGGCTGTCGACCTCTTCCTCTACGACCTCATCCTGGTCCCTCTGCACCTGGGCGTCCACTGGGCAATGGCT GTGATTGATTTCAAGTCAAAGACGGTGAAGTCATACGACTCGATGGGCCAGAGGCACGATGACATCTGTAGTCTTTTACT ACTCTACCTTAAAGAGGAGCACAAAGTAAAGAAAGGCAGAGAGCTTGACAGCCCCAAATGGACTATTGGAAGCTTGAAG GAGATTCCCCAGCAGAGAAATGGCAGTGACTGTGGTGTTTTTGCCTGTAAATATGCTGACTATATCGCAAAAGGAAGGCCTCTCACCTTTAGACAG TGCCACATGCCACTCTTCAGGAAATTAATGATTTGGGAAATCCTCAATCAGAAGCTGCTATAG
- the iah1 gene encoding isoamyl acetate-hydrolyzing esterase 1 homolog: protein MSKFKTVIWPKVILFGDSITQFSFQASGFGAEIADKLARKCDVVNRGFSGYNSRWAKITLPRLINNSPNSADNNNNIAAVTVFFGVNDCSLEDKNPQQHVPLQEYSENLKEITTYLASAGVSADKVIFITPPPLNERAWEKECILKGSPLNRFNSSAGQYAQACVQAASQCGADVLDLWTLMQKDGADYSVYLSDGLHLSQKGNQFVAQHLWGLLESRVADLPFILPYWGDVDNKSPESSLLCDQ from the exons ATGTCTAAGTTCAAAACAGTAATTTGGCCTAAAGTGATTTTATTTGGGGACTCCATCACACAG TTTTCATTTCAAGCCAGTGGGTTTGGTGCAGAAATTGCAGACAAACTAGCAAG GAAGTGTGATGTAGTAAACAGAGGATTCTCTGGCTACAACTCCAGATGGGCTAAGATAACTCTTCCTCGCCTCATCAACAACAGCCCAAACTCagcagacaacaacaacaacatagcTGCTGTCACTGTCTTCTTTGGAGTCAACGACTGTTCACTGGAAG ATAAAAACCCCCAACAGCACGTCCCTCTGCAGGAGTACTCCGAGAACCTGAAGGAGATCACCACCTATCTGGCTTCAGCTGGAGTGTCAGCAGACAAAGTCATCTTCATCACCCCTCCACCTCTTAATGAGCGTGCCTGGGAGAAGGAGTGCATTTTGAAAG GATCTCCTCTCAATCGTTTCAACTCTTCAGCGGGGCAGTATGCGCAGGCGTGTGTCCAGGCTGCCAGTCAGTGTGGTGCAGATGTCCTGGACCTCTGGACGCTGATGCAGAAAGATGGAGCG GACTACTCAGTCTATCTGTCTGACGGGCTGCATCTCTCACAGAAGGGAAACCAGTTTGTGGCTCAGCACCTGTGGGGGCTGTTGGAGAGTCGTGTGGCCGACCTGCCCTTCATCCTTCCTTACTGGGGAGACGTtgacaacaagagtcccgagaGCAGTCTACTCTGTGACCAGTGA
- the adam17a gene encoding disintegrin and metalloproteinase domain-containing protein 17a isoform X2, translated as MRSILLIVFLAPCWINGAVKSRVITEENHEENPEFDALNAILSDFEVLPLSGLQLHSVRKRDIHTESHLERLVSFRALHRNFKLYLTTNTDLFTDNFKAVFVDKHGTEENYDVHLQTYFTGHLVGEENSRVQAHIEGDEFSAHILTDEAEYNVEPLWRFVDSPADGRLLVYRSENIRNLSRILSPKVCGYIHAEAKDLLPQTARSDWDWQEQADQEKGYHHREKRQTHDHKKNTCPLLLVADYRFFKHMGRGQESVTLNYLIELIDRVDDIYRNTTWDDEFKGYGVQIHQIIINKEPTKRPPEAGPGWVHYNMENSPQKGKKVWDVKKLLEQFSSDIAGNASVVCLAHLFTYQDFDEGTLGLAYVAPSKPQALGGLCPKPYYPSHSVKKPSYLNTGLTSTMNYGKTILTKEADLVTTHELGHNFGAEHDPDNIPHCAPSDDHGGKFVMYPIAVSGDHYNNKRFSDCSKISVGKTLRFKAPVCFKERNSKVCGNSRVEEGEECDPGLLHLNNDRCCSADCKFKRNAQCSDRNSPCCINCVFEHAGTRCQEPISATCKGISSCTGNSSKCPPPANADDNTVCVDNGRCRNGDCNPFCEAMHSLQSCACNETEDSCKVCCRGKDGTCSPFIQHNGSLLFLRKGKPCTVGFCVEDGKCMKQVQDVIERLWNFIDKLDINTFGKFLADNIVGSVVVFSLVFWIPLSILVHCVDKRLDQQYEDNTKSFYYPPSSQEMLNNLESASVRIVKPPQPPSSSAGRTAPSSLPPQPPQQSQVAAASTSTQAPDPSCAPTPDSAGGPRMATIQEDTSSDSHLGEEGLSDDFTTAGASSSATKSSYEDLTEQNPSARDRRRLKRQDCVDTKETEC; from the exons ATGCTCTGAACGCCATCCTGTCAGATTTTGAGGTGCTGCCATTGTCAGGCCTCCAGTTGCACTCTGTAAGGAAGAGGGACATCCACACCGAGTCCCACCTCGAGCGCCTGGTGAGCTTCAGAGCCCTGCACAG aaatttcaAGCTTTACTTGACCACCAACACGGACCTTTTCACTGACAACTTTAAAGCTGTGTTTGTTGATAAACATGGGACGGAGGAGAACTACGATGTTCATCTTCAGACCTATTTCACTGGACATCTTGTTG GAGAGGAGAATTCACGTGTGCAGGCACACATAGAAGGAGATGAGTTTTCTGCTCACATTCTAACTGATGAAGCAGAGTACAACGTAGAG CCCCTGTGGAGGTTTGTAGATTCCCCAGCTGATGGCAGGTTGCTGGTTTATCGCTCAGAGAACATCAGGAATCTGAGCCGCATCCTCTCTCCAAAAGTGTGTGGTTACATCCACGCAGAGGCTAAGGACCTGCTGCCACAGACTGCCAGGAGTGATTGGGATTGGCAGGAGCAGGCGGACCAGGAAAAGG GGTATCaccacagagagaagagacagacCCACGATCACAAGAAGAATACCTGCCCCCTGTTGCTGGTTGCAGATTACCGTTTCTTTAAACACATGGGTCGCGGACAAGAGAGCGTCACTCTCAACTATCTG ATTGAGCTGATTGATCGAGTTGATGACATTTATAGGAACACAACCTGGGATGATGAATTCAAAGGCTATGGGGTCCAGATCCATCAG ATCATCATCAACAAGGAGCCTACAAAGCGTCCCCCTGAAGCTGGCCCCGGCTGGGTCCACTACAACATGGAGAACAGCCCTCAGAAAGGAAAGAAGGTCTGGGATGTGAAGAAACTTCTGGAg CAATTCAGCTCAGACATAGCTGGCAACGCCTCCGTTGTGTGTCTGGCCCACCTGTTCACCTACCAGGATTTTGACGAGGGCACACTGGGGCTGGCCTATGTGGCCCCCTCAAAACCTCAAGCCCTGGGCGGCCTCTGCCCAAAAC CGTACTACCCATCTCACTCTGTAAAGAAGCCCAGTTACCTCAACACTGGCCTGACCAGCACCATGAACTATGGCAAAACCATCCTAACAAAG GAGGCAGATTTGGTGACCACTCACGAGCTGGGCCATAACTTCGGAGCAGAGCACGATCCTGACAACATCCCTCACTGTGCTCCCAGTGACGACCACGGCGGGAAGTTTGTCATGTACCCTATTGCTGTGAGCGGAGACCATTACAATAACAAG CGCTTCTCCGACTGCAGCAAGATCTCCGTAGGAAAGACGTTGCGTTTCAAGGCTCCCGTGTGCTTCAAGGAGAGGAACAGTAAGGTATGTGGGAACTCCAGAgtggaggaaggggaggagtgCGACCCCGGGCTACTCCACCTCAACAATGACCGTTGCTGCTCAGCCGACTGCAAATTCAAACGTAATGCACAGTGCAG CGACAGAAACAGCCCTTGCTGTATAAATTGCGTGTTTGAGCATGCAGGAACAAGGTGCCAGGAACCCATTAGTGCGACCTGTAAAGGCATATCATCCTGTACAG GCAACAGCAGTAAATGTCCACCTCCTGCAAACGCTGATgacaacactgtgtgtgttgacaACGGCCGGTGTCGAAATGGAGATTGCAACCCGTTCTGTGAGGCCATGCACAGCCTTCAGTCCTGTGCCTGCAATG AGACGGAGGACTCCTGTAAAGTGTGCTGCAGGGGAAAAGATGGCACATGCTCTCCCTTCATCCAGCACAATGGCAGTTTGCTTTTCCTTCGCAAAGGAAAACCCTGCACTGTGGGCTTCTGTGTTGAGGAC GGAAAGTGCATGAAGCAGGTGCAGGACGTGATTGAGAGGTTGTGGAATTTCATCGACAAACTGGACATCAACACATTTG GGAAGTTCCTGGCTGATAACATAGTGGGCTCTGTCGTGGTGTTTTCACTCGTCTTCTGGATTCCTCTCAGTATCCTGGTTCACTGTGTG GACAAACGACTTGACCAGCAGTATGAGGATAACACAAAGTCCTTCTACTACCCTCCAAGC AGTCAAGAAATGCTCAACAACCTCGAGTCAGCATCCGTGCGCATCGTCAAGCCTCCTcagcctccctcctcctccgccgGCCGGACCGCGCCCTCTTCCCTGCCCCCGCAGCCTCCGCAGCAGAGCCAGGTCGCCGCGGCCAGCACCAGTACCCAGGCCCCCGACCCGAGCTGCGCCCCCACCCCGGACAGCGCAGGGGGGCCGCGGATGGCCACCATCCAGGAGGACACCAGCAGCGACTCTCACCTGGGAGAGGAGGGCCTGTCGGACGATTTCACAACCGCAGGAGCCTCCTCGTCGGCTACGAAATCCTCCTACGAGGATCTGACAGAGCAGAACCCGTCAGCCAGGGACCGGCGGCGCCTCAAGAGGCAGGATTGCGTTGACACAAAAGAGACAGAGTGCTGA
- the adam17a gene encoding disintegrin and metalloproteinase domain-containing protein 17a isoform X1, which translates to MRSILLIVFLAPCWINGAVKSRVITEENHEENPEFDALNAILSDFEVLPLSGLQLHSVRKRDIHTESHLERLVSFRALHRNFKLYLTTNTDLFTDNFKAVFVDKHGTEENYDVHLQTYFTGHLVGEENSRVQAHIEGDEFSAHILTDEAEYNVEPLWRFVDSPADGRLLVYRSENIRNLSRILSPKVCGYIHAEAKDLLPQTARSDWDWQEQADQEKGYHHREKRQTHDHKKNTCPLLLVADYRFFKHMGRGQESVTLNYLIELIDRVDDIYRNTTWDDEFKGYGVQIHQIIINKEPTKRPPEAGPGWVHYNMENSPQKGKKVWDVKKLLEQFSSDIAGNASVVCLAHLFTYQDFDEGTLGLAYVAPSKPQALGGLCPKPYYPSHSVKKPSYLNTGLTSTMNYGKTILTKEADLVTTHELGHNFGAEHDPDNIPHCAPSDDHGGKFVMYPIAVSGDHYNNKRFSDCSKISVGKTLRFKAPVCFKERNSKVCGNSRVEEGEECDPGLLHLNNDRCCSADCKFKRNAQCSDRNSPCCINCVFEHAGTRCQEPISATCKGISSCTGNSSKCPPPANADDNTVCVDNGRCRNGDCNPFCEAMHSLQSCACNETEDSCKVCCRGKDGTCSPFIQHNGSLLFLRKGKPCTVGFCVEDGKCMKQVQDVIERLWNFIDKLDINTFGKFLADNIVGSVVVFSLVFWIPLSILVHCVDKRLDQQYEDNTKSFYYPPSQMVEVCSRAPAIESRNAQQPRVSIRAHRQASSASLLLRRPDRALFPAPAASAAEPGRRGQHQYPGPRPELRPHPGQRRGAADGHHPGGHQQRLSPGRGGPVGRFHNRRSLLVGYEILLRGSDRAEPVSQGPAAPQEAGLR; encoded by the exons ATGCTCTGAACGCCATCCTGTCAGATTTTGAGGTGCTGCCATTGTCAGGCCTCCAGTTGCACTCTGTAAGGAAGAGGGACATCCACACCGAGTCCCACCTCGAGCGCCTGGTGAGCTTCAGAGCCCTGCACAG aaatttcaAGCTTTACTTGACCACCAACACGGACCTTTTCACTGACAACTTTAAAGCTGTGTTTGTTGATAAACATGGGACGGAGGAGAACTACGATGTTCATCTTCAGACCTATTTCACTGGACATCTTGTTG GAGAGGAGAATTCACGTGTGCAGGCACACATAGAAGGAGATGAGTTTTCTGCTCACATTCTAACTGATGAAGCAGAGTACAACGTAGAG CCCCTGTGGAGGTTTGTAGATTCCCCAGCTGATGGCAGGTTGCTGGTTTATCGCTCAGAGAACATCAGGAATCTGAGCCGCATCCTCTCTCCAAAAGTGTGTGGTTACATCCACGCAGAGGCTAAGGACCTGCTGCCACAGACTGCCAGGAGTGATTGGGATTGGCAGGAGCAGGCGGACCAGGAAAAGG GGTATCaccacagagagaagagacagacCCACGATCACAAGAAGAATACCTGCCCCCTGTTGCTGGTTGCAGATTACCGTTTCTTTAAACACATGGGTCGCGGACAAGAGAGCGTCACTCTCAACTATCTG ATTGAGCTGATTGATCGAGTTGATGACATTTATAGGAACACAACCTGGGATGATGAATTCAAAGGCTATGGGGTCCAGATCCATCAG ATCATCATCAACAAGGAGCCTACAAAGCGTCCCCCTGAAGCTGGCCCCGGCTGGGTCCACTACAACATGGAGAACAGCCCTCAGAAAGGAAAGAAGGTCTGGGATGTGAAGAAACTTCTGGAg CAATTCAGCTCAGACATAGCTGGCAACGCCTCCGTTGTGTGTCTGGCCCACCTGTTCACCTACCAGGATTTTGACGAGGGCACACTGGGGCTGGCCTATGTGGCCCCCTCAAAACCTCAAGCCCTGGGCGGCCTCTGCCCAAAAC CGTACTACCCATCTCACTCTGTAAAGAAGCCCAGTTACCTCAACACTGGCCTGACCAGCACCATGAACTATGGCAAAACCATCCTAACAAAG GAGGCAGATTTGGTGACCACTCACGAGCTGGGCCATAACTTCGGAGCAGAGCACGATCCTGACAACATCCCTCACTGTGCTCCCAGTGACGACCACGGCGGGAAGTTTGTCATGTACCCTATTGCTGTGAGCGGAGACCATTACAATAACAAG CGCTTCTCCGACTGCAGCAAGATCTCCGTAGGAAAGACGTTGCGTTTCAAGGCTCCCGTGTGCTTCAAGGAGAGGAACAGTAAGGTATGTGGGAACTCCAGAgtggaggaaggggaggagtgCGACCCCGGGCTACTCCACCTCAACAATGACCGTTGCTGCTCAGCCGACTGCAAATTCAAACGTAATGCACAGTGCAG CGACAGAAACAGCCCTTGCTGTATAAATTGCGTGTTTGAGCATGCAGGAACAAGGTGCCAGGAACCCATTAGTGCGACCTGTAAAGGCATATCATCCTGTACAG GCAACAGCAGTAAATGTCCACCTCCTGCAAACGCTGATgacaacactgtgtgtgttgacaACGGCCGGTGTCGAAATGGAGATTGCAACCCGTTCTGTGAGGCCATGCACAGCCTTCAGTCCTGTGCCTGCAATG AGACGGAGGACTCCTGTAAAGTGTGCTGCAGGGGAAAAGATGGCACATGCTCTCCCTTCATCCAGCACAATGGCAGTTTGCTTTTCCTTCGCAAAGGAAAACCCTGCACTGTGGGCTTCTGTGTTGAGGAC GGAAAGTGCATGAAGCAGGTGCAGGACGTGATTGAGAGGTTGTGGAATTTCATCGACAAACTGGACATCAACACATTTG GGAAGTTCCTGGCTGATAACATAGTGGGCTCTGTCGTGGTGTTTTCACTCGTCTTCTGGATTCCTCTCAGTATCCTGGTTCACTGTGTG GACAAACGACTTGACCAGCAGTATGAGGATAACACAAAGTCCTTCTACTACCCTCCAAGC CAGATGGTGGAAGTTTGTAGTAGAGCTCCCGCCATAG AGTCAAGAAATGCTCAACAACCTCGAGTCAGCATCCGTGCGCATCGTCAAGCCTCCTcagcctccctcctcctccgccgGCCGGACCGCGCCCTCTTCCCTGCCCCCGCAGCCTCCGCAGCAGAGCCAGGTCGCCGCGGCCAGCACCAGTACCCAGGCCCCCGACCCGAGCTGCGCCCCCACCCCGGACAGCGCAGGGGGGCCGCGGATGGCCACCATCCAGGAGGACACCAGCAGCGACTCTCACCTGGGAGAGGAGGGCCTGTCGGACGATTTCACAACCGCAGGAGCCTCCTCGTCGGCTACGAAATCCTCCTACGAGGATCTGACAGAGCAGAACCCGTCAGCCAGGGACCGGCGGCGCCTCAAGAGGCAGGATTGCGTTGA